The following are encoded in a window of Mycobacterium sp. ELW1 genomic DNA:
- a CDS encoding glycosyltransferase — translation MRILIPLVGSRGDVQPGVALGLELERRGHDVIIGAPTNFVDFVARAGLTARQFGPDVHALYSSPEGQKALAAGSTFKLMSMVSKQMSEYADRMDDELIDISRGAEMIVCTTFSEDRSAIVSESLGIPMVTLHTYPCRKNSLYAPPGSVPANWKVPGVFNRVAWSAIERLRTVVFGKYLNNLRGKLGLPRSWASTESILAGRNVPELQMYDPAFVPGLAEEWGSSRPMVGFLWLPQSARAAIGESAEDHTEVLQWMDAGTPPIFFGFGSMPILDFGSVLGMIEHICERTGQRALVSVGGAHLSPELRNTSDNVKVVDALAHDLVFPHCKAAVHHGGIGTLFESLRAGSPTLVCSVSFDQPVWGHQVERLGVGAHIPFTKLRADTLGAGIDAILDPDMRSRAEAFGARLQATGDGVPRVCDIVEKTAAR, via the coding sequence GTGCGGATCCTCATACCGCTGGTCGGGAGTCGCGGGGACGTTCAGCCCGGGGTGGCGCTCGGTCTGGAACTCGAGCGCCGCGGCCATGACGTGATCATCGGGGCACCAACGAATTTCGTCGACTTCGTCGCCAGAGCCGGTCTGACCGCGCGCCAGTTCGGCCCCGATGTCCATGCGTTGTATTCCTCTCCGGAGGGTCAGAAGGCATTGGCGGCGGGCAGCACGTTCAAGCTGATGTCGATGGTGTCGAAGCAGATGTCGGAATACGCCGACCGGATGGACGACGAACTGATCGACATCTCCAGGGGAGCGGAGATGATCGTCTGCACCACGTTCAGTGAGGACCGGTCTGCGATCGTGTCTGAGTCCCTGGGTATTCCGATGGTGACACTGCACACCTACCCGTGCCGCAAGAACAGTTTGTACGCGCCGCCGGGATCGGTGCCGGCCAACTGGAAGGTGCCCGGGGTTTTCAATCGCGTGGCGTGGTCCGCGATCGAGCGACTGCGGACCGTGGTGTTCGGGAAGTACCTCAACAACCTCCGGGGCAAGCTCGGCTTACCGCGATCGTGGGCCAGTACCGAATCGATTCTCGCGGGGCGCAATGTCCCCGAGCTGCAGATGTACGACCCCGCGTTCGTGCCGGGCCTGGCCGAGGAGTGGGGCTCGTCGCGGCCGATGGTGGGTTTCCTGTGGTTGCCGCAGTCGGCCCGGGCGGCGATCGGCGAGTCGGCCGAAGACCACACCGAGGTGCTCCAGTGGATGGACGCCGGTACGCCGCCGATCTTCTTCGGGTTCGGCAGCATGCCCATTCTGGATTTCGGATCGGTGCTCGGCATGATCGAGCACATCTGCGAAAGAACCGGCCAGCGGGCGCTGGTCAGCGTCGGCGGCGCCCACCTGAGCCCCGAACTGCGGAACACCTCCGACAACGTGAAGGTCGTCGACGCGCTGGCTCATGACCTCGTCTTCCCGCACTGCAAGGCGGCTGTCCACCACGGTGGCATCGGCACGCTCTTCGAGAGCCTGCGGGCTGGGTCGCCGACGCTGGTGTGCTCGGTGTCGTTCGATCAGCCGGTGTGGGGACACCAGGTCGAAAGACTCGGGGTCGGTGCGCACATTCCGTTCACGAAATTGCGGGCCGATACCCTCGGCGCCGGCATCGATGCCATCCTGGATCCGGATATGCGTTCCCGGGCAGAAGCGTTCGGCGCGCGCCTGCAGGCGACCGGCGACGGTGTGCCGCGAGTCTGCGACATCGTGGAGAAGACCGCGGCCCGCTAG
- a CDS encoding UbiA family prenyltransferase translates to MTVLRRTGGIGAFLVERCLPVYPVYLALWVIAVESMVVVVGQSSGPWRPSWDTALKIVALNAAGAFLRMVDDQKDLDYDRVHNPDRPLVQGRISTRELRIAMIPAAAVAVLLAAMVSGWTVVFVALILGYSLVLWWLESRVPVVRDNPLVNLAAACPAQFLATGFAMTGRPGVGDASWGQLAAVLLVFTTAFLHVELARKTTRVAAADDLRSYSRVIGPTASGGMVLVLGLSAVLMEVLLTSPWSWSGRWWPIAWLPAVAAALPLLSSWIFFVRRTEVHPRGLPTFFVIVFYLAIVGQGLVYH, encoded by the coding sequence ATGACGGTCCTGCGGCGGACGGGCGGTATCGGCGCGTTCCTGGTCGAACGTTGCCTGCCCGTCTATCCCGTCTACCTGGCGCTGTGGGTGATCGCGGTCGAGTCCATGGTCGTGGTCGTCGGGCAGTCGTCCGGCCCGTGGCGGCCGTCCTGGGATACCGCGCTGAAGATTGTGGCGCTCAACGCCGCCGGTGCCTTCCTGCGCATGGTCGACGACCAGAAGGATCTGGATTACGACAGGGTGCACAACCCGGACCGACCACTCGTCCAAGGCCGGATCAGCACCCGGGAGTTGCGGATCGCGATGATCCCGGCGGCGGCGGTGGCCGTACTGCTGGCGGCGATGGTCTCGGGTTGGACAGTCGTGTTCGTGGCGCTCATCCTCGGCTACAGCCTTGTCCTGTGGTGGTTGGAGTCGCGGGTTCCGGTGGTACGCGACAACCCGTTGGTGAACCTGGCGGCCGCATGTCCCGCACAGTTCCTGGCAACGGGTTTCGCGATGACGGGCCGGCCAGGTGTCGGAGATGCGTCCTGGGGACAGCTGGCCGCCGTCCTGCTGGTGTTCACCACCGCATTCCTGCATGTGGAGTTGGCGCGCAAGACCACTCGGGTGGCAGCCGCCGATGACCTGCGGTCGTATTCACGGGTCATCGGGCCGACCGCGAGCGGTGGCATGGTTCTGGTTCTCGGACTGTCGGCTGTGCTGATGGAGGTGCTACTCACCTCGCCGTGGAGTTGGTCCGGGCGCTGGTGGCCGATCGCCTGGTTGCCCGCCGTCGCGGCGGCGTTGCCGTTGCTGTCGTCGTGGATCTTCTTCGTGCGGCGCACCGAGGTCCACCCTCGAGGATTGCCAACGTTTTTCGTGATCGTGTTCTACCTCGCCATCGTCGGGCAGGGTTTGGTCTACCACTAG